The Mannheimia granulomatis sequence CCCCATGGTTTTTGGCCGTCAAAGTATTTCAAACCTTCTTCCTTCGCATAAACAGATAAACGTTCACGACGCTCATTTTTAAGCACTAATAATGCGTTGAGTTGTGCTTCTGTCATACCTGAATCCGGGAATAACACATAACCGTTAGAATCAGAAACAGTTAAGACTTTACCGCCTTTTTGGATCACTTTTTCTGCCGCATATTGTGCTACGTTACCTGAACCGGAAATCACAACACGTTTACCTTCAACAGATTGTCCTCTTGTTGCTAGCATTGACTCAGCAAAGTAAACTGCACCATAACCTGTCGCTTCCGGACGAATTAAGCTACCGCCCCACGTTAAAGATTTACCAGTTAAAACAGAGGTAAACTCATTGCGTAATTTTTTGTACTGACCGTACATATAGCCGATTTCACGACCACCCACGCCGATGTCACCAGCCGGTACGTCTGTATCTGCACCGATGTGGCGGAATAATTCGCTCATAAATGCTTGGCAAAAACGCATTACTTCCGCATCAGATTTACCTTTAGGATCGAAATCCGAACCACCTTTACCACCGCCCATTGGTAATGTAGTTAAGGCGTTTTTGAATACTTGCTCAAAGGCTAAGAATTTTAATACGCCTAAATCCACAGTCGGGTGGAAACGGATACCGCCTTTGTATGGACCGATCGCTGAACTCATTTGTACACGATAACCGCGGTTTACTTGTACTTGACCATTATCATCCACCCAAGTTACACGAAAGCTGATTACACGTTCTGGTTCAACAATGCGTTCCAATAAACCTTGTTGAGTATATTTTGGATTTTTTGCTAAGAATGGACCTAAAGAACCAAATACTTCCTCAACTGCTTGGTGGAAAGGTGCTTGGTTTGGATCACGTTGTTTGATTTTTTGGAAAAGTGCGTTTAAATCGCTCATTCTAGACTCCTGATTTTATTTTGATGTTGTGTATTTAAGATGGTGTAAGTCTAGCAAGCTATTAGAAATTTTAAAAGCATAAATTAGAAAAATTTATCCATAAATAACAAAAATTAAGTTAAATGCTTAATTATTATACAAATAGAAAACCCACCTCATTTTTGAAGTGGGTTTGAGCATAAATTCATGCTTAATTACGGCTGTTTCGCTTTACTATCATCAATTTTTGAAACTAGCCCTTTCGTATCAAAATAGACGAACAAATTACGTTGTTCAGGTTCTTTATAACCTTCACGCTTGATAAAAACATAATCCCAACGATGAGTATCAAAAATATTTTTAAGCATTGGCGTACCAAGTAAATATTCCACTTGCTCAGAAGTCATACCAACACGTAATTGATCAATTTTATCTTGTTCTAAATAGTTACCTTGTGGCACATCAATACGATATACCACTTTCTCAACCGTTGAGCAAGCTGTAATACTCATTGCAACGAACATGGTTGCTAAAAGAGATTTCATTTTCATATATTAACCTTTTGACTATATCAATGTAGATATTTGAATAATACCTAAACTAATAAAAATTTTCCATTATTTATTACGCTCAAGCTGATCACGTAAATTTGCAGGTAATCCTTTGATTGTCAAAGTATCGTTTAGTTCATCCCAAATCAATCGCTCACCTAATAATTGAGCATCAAAGCTAATTGTAACCCCTTTGCCTGAACCCGAATATTTCGTTAATGCTTTTAAAGTACTACGCATTGGTGGGATACTTTCTTCTAAGCCATAAGCTTCATTTTGGGTAAATTGAGCAAACTCCACTTCGTTTAAGGTAGGAAGCACTTGTGAAATCTCATTTAAAGCAATTTCTTCGCCGTTATTGATCTGCTCCTTGCAATAATCAAAGACTTGTTTTTTCACTTCCCTTGTTTGTGGAGCAGATAATTCACCTTGCTCACAATAATCATTGACTGCCTGTAATAAAGTTTGATTTTGAACTTGAGGATTAAACCCTTCTTCCGCACTTAAAAAGTCCATAAAGA is a genomic window containing:
- the gdhA gene encoding NADP-specific glutamate dehydrogenase produces the protein MSDLNALFQKIKQRDPNQAPFHQAVEEVFGSLGPFLAKNPKYTQQGLLERIVEPERVISFRVTWVDDNGQVQVNRGYRVQMSSAIGPYKGGIRFHPTVDLGVLKFLAFEQVFKNALTTLPMGGGKGGSDFDPKGKSDAEVMRFCQAFMSELFRHIGADTDVPAGDIGVGGREIGYMYGQYKKLRNEFTSVLTGKSLTWGGSLIRPEATGYGAVYFAESMLATRGQSVEGKRVVISGSGNVAQYAAEKVIQKGGKVLTVSDSNGYVLFPDSGMTEAQLNALLVLKNERRERLSVYAKEEGLKYFDGQKPWGVACDIALPCATQNELDTEDAKELVKNGCVCVSEGANMPTTLGGVEVFIGAKILYAPGKAANAGGVATSGLEMSQNAIRLSWSREEVDQRLFNIMKSIHENCVENGTEADGYINYVNGANIAGFKKVANAMLEQGIV
- the bamE gene encoding outer membrane protein assembly factor BamE, translating into MKMKSLLATMFVAMSITACSTVEKVVYRIDVPQGNYLEQDKIDQLRVGMTSEQVEYLLGTPMLKNIFDTHRWDYVFIKREGYKEPEQRNLFVYFDTKGLVSKIDDSKAKQP